The Apibacter raozihei genome contains a region encoding:
- a CDS encoding AtpZ/AtpI family protein → MKDYAFYSGLGMQLLVTILLFAGAGFYMDKKYNNNNPLFIIIFSLLGIGLGLFSVIRQIIKKQK, encoded by the coding sequence ATGAAAGATTATGCGTTTTATTCTGGATTAGGAATGCAACTTTTAGTTACGATTTTACTTTTTGCAGGAGCAGGTTTTTATATGGATAAAAAATACAATAATAATAATCCTTTGTTTATTATCATATTCAGTCTATTAGGAATAGGGTTAGGCTTGTTCAGTGTAATAAGACAAATAATAAAAAAACAAAAATGA
- the atpB gene encoding F0F1 ATP synthase subunit A, translated as MKRFILSILTLLFTVNLALASGGEKHSEEFNPTETAMHHVKDSHQFDIWGHDLTIHLPIILWTENGLVTFSSKEFHGDDSGEVIVEKNGMKFTKFHEKIYYANSKKNDQGDYITESAKIVHLDDQHHPINKKPWDFSITKNVFSMWLSLILLLVVAISAGRFYKTSKYKGVPKGAAKVIEPLVVFVRDDIAIPNIGEKKYKKYMPYLLTVFFFVWLNNVMGLIPFFPFGANLTGNIAVTCTLAVFTFIITTFSGNKNYWKHIFWAPGVPVPMKIFLAPIELIGMFTKPFSLMVRLFANITAGHIIILSLVSLIFVFKSYLVAPASIIAVVFISVIEILVTALQAYIFTTLSALYFGMATEEHHEEH; from the coding sequence ATGAAAAGATTTATATTAAGTATTTTAACTCTACTTTTTACAGTAAATTTAGCTTTAGCTTCGGGTGGCGAAAAACATTCAGAAGAATTCAATCCTACAGAAACTGCCATGCACCATGTTAAAGATTCACATCAGTTTGATATCTGGGGACATGATTTAACCATTCATTTGCCTATAATTTTATGGACAGAAAATGGGCTGGTAACTTTTTCATCAAAAGAATTTCATGGAGATGATAGTGGTGAAGTTATTGTAGAAAAAAATGGAATGAAATTTACCAAATTCCATGAAAAAATTTATTATGCTAATTCCAAGAAAAATGATCAGGGTGATTATATTACCGAATCAGCTAAAATTGTTCATTTAGATGATCAGCATCATCCAATAAATAAAAAGCCATGGGATTTTTCAATAACTAAAAATGTATTTTCAATGTGGTTATCATTAATACTTTTATTAGTTGTAGCCATCTCTGCAGGTAGGTTTTACAAAACAAGTAAGTATAAAGGAGTGCCTAAGGGAGCAGCAAAAGTAATTGAGCCGCTTGTAGTTTTTGTTAGAGATGATATAGCAATTCCAAATATAGGAGAAAAAAAATATAAAAAATATATGCCTTATTTATTAACCGTATTTTTCTTTGTATGGTTAAATAATGTAATGGGGCTTATACCTTTTTTTCCTTTTGGAGCTAACTTAACCGGAAATATTGCTGTAACATGTACATTAGCTGTATTTACTTTTATAATAACAACCTTCAGTGGGAATAAAAATTACTGGAAGCATATATTCTGGGCTCCGGGAGTACCCGTACCTATGAAAATATTTTTGGCTCCAATCGAACTGATAGGAATGTTTACAAAACCATTTTCTTTGATGGTTCGTCTATTTGCTAATATTACAGCTGGACATATCATTATTTTAAGTTTGGTTTCTCTGATATTTGTATTTAAATCTTATTTAGTTGCACCTGCATCAATTATAGCAGTTGTATTTATAAGTGTAATTGAAATATTAGTTACAGCTTTACAAGCCTACATATTTACAACCTTATCAGCCTTGTATTTTGGAATGGCTACAGAAGAGCATCACGAAGAACATTAA
- the atpE gene encoding ATP synthase F0 subunit C, producing MGISVIGAGLAAIGAGLGIGLIGGKAMEAIARQPEAQGKIQSSALILAALIEAVALFAIVVSLIK from the coding sequence ATGGGAATTTCAGTAATTGGAGCAGGTTTAGCTGCTATTGGAGCAGGTTTAGGAATTGGTTTAATTGGCGGTAAAGCTATGGAAGCAATTGCAAGACAACCGGAAGCTCAAGGAAAAATCCAGTCTTCAGCTTTAATTTTAGCTGCATTAATCGAGGCGGTTGCATTATTTGCAATAGTTGTTTCTTTGATTAAGTAA
- a CDS encoding F0F1 ATP synthase subunit B, with protein MDLLTPEIGLVFWMTISFIVLLILLGKFAWKPILKALEDRENTIQKSLDEAKNAREEMAKLTSENEKILKEARLERESILKEAREIKDKIISDAKEAASDEGDKIIRAAKESINNERISAINQIKSEVADLSVDIAKQVLQKELSSEEEQKKLVESLVNKAKLN; from the coding sequence ATGGATTTATTAACACCTGAAATTGGATTAGTATTTTGGATGACAATATCCTTCATTGTCTTATTGATATTATTAGGAAAATTTGCCTGGAAACCTATTCTAAAAGCTTTAGAAGACAGAGAAAATACAATTCAAAAATCTTTAGATGAGGCTAAAAATGCCAGAGAAGAAATGGCTAAGCTAACATCCGAAAACGAGAAAATACTTAAAGAGGCTCGATTAGAGAGGGAAAGTATTTTAAAAGAGGCTCGTGAAATTAAAGATAAAATTATCAGTGATGCTAAAGAAGCTGCATCTGATGAAGGAGATAAAATAATAAGAGCAGCCAAAGAAAGTATTAATAACGAAAGAATTTCTGCAATCAACCAGATCAAAAGTGAAGTGGCAGACTTATCTGTAGATATAGCTAAACAGGTTCTTCAAAAAGAATTATCTTCAGAAGAAGAACAGAAAAAGTTAGTTGAATCGTTGGTTAATAAAGCTAAACTTAACTAA
- the atpH gene encoding ATP synthase F1 subunit delta, whose translation MAVSRVARRYASGLWDYALSVNETEVVVQEVQSIIENIQENKHFQLFLKSPIIETWKKIQITDEIFKSFSATTRHFITLVLKHKRENILLEISKDVLKLNDEYKGIQRVEITSSVPLDDEFLNKIIASDPNINPEKAIIENIVDPSLIGGYILRMEDQQIDASVKTKLNNIKKKLGEKVF comes from the coding sequence ATGGCTGTATCAAGAGTTGCAAGAAGATATGCTTCAGGGCTTTGGGATTATGCGCTTTCAGTTAACGAAACTGAAGTAGTTGTTCAAGAAGTGCAGTCAATTATAGAGAATATTCAGGAAAACAAGCATTTTCAATTGTTTTTAAAATCTCCTATCATTGAAACCTGGAAAAAAATTCAGATTACCGATGAAATATTTAAATCATTTTCTGCCACCACCCGTCATTTCATAACTTTAGTATTAAAGCATAAAAGAGAAAATATCTTACTTGAAATATCTAAAGATGTTTTAAAACTAAATGACGAATATAAAGGCATACAAAGGGTAGAGATAACTTCCTCAGTACCTTTGGATGATGAATTCTTGAATAAAATTATTGCATCAGATCCGAATATTAACCCGGAAAAGGCTATCATTGAAAATATTGTAGATCCATCTCTTATAGGCGGTTACATATTACGAATGGAAGATCAACAAATAGATGCAAGCGTTAAAACTAAACTAAATAATATTAAGAAAAAATTAGGTGAAAAAGTATTTTAA
- the atpA gene encoding F0F1 ATP synthase subunit alpha: MADIKPAEVSAILKQQLSNFDQNVSLDEIGTVLQVGDGIARIYGLSKAEQGELVRFSNGLEGMVQNLEEDNVGVMLFGKSSGIKEGDIVKRTKTIASINVGDGMIGRVVDTLGIPIDGKGPITGELLEMPLERKAPGVIYRQPVNEPLQTGIVAIDSMIPIGRGQRELIIGDRQTGKSTVAIDTILNQREFYDRGEPVFCIYVAIAQKASTVAQIVKTLEDKGAMAYTVVVAANASDPAPMQVYAPFAGASIGEFFRDTGRSALIIYDDLSKQAVAYREVSLLLKRPPGREAYPGDVFYLHSRLLERAAKIIANDEVASSMNDLPESLKGRVKGGGSLTALPIIETQAGDVSAYIPTNVISITDGQIFLESDLFNSGVRPAINVGISVSRVGGAAQIKSMKKVSGTLKIDQAQYRELEAFAKFGSDLDAATAAVIAKGERNVEILKQSVNSPMPVEEQVAIIYAGTQNLLKSVPVNKVSDFKANLTDTLRTKHADLLKDIKAGKIDKSITDALDTIIAEVVKNYS, translated from the coding sequence ATGGCAGATATAAAACCAGCAGAAGTTTCTGCAATATTAAAACAACAATTATCAAATTTTGATCAAAATGTTTCTTTAGATGAAATAGGAACTGTATTACAGGTAGGTGATGGTATTGCTCGTATTTACGGATTGAGTAAAGCAGAACAAGGAGAATTGGTTCGTTTTTCTAACGGATTAGAAGGAATGGTTCAGAACTTGGAAGAAGATAATGTTGGGGTTATGCTATTTGGAAAATCCAGCGGTATAAAAGAAGGAGATATAGTTAAAAGAACTAAAACCATAGCGTCAATAAATGTTGGGGATGGAATGATAGGCCGTGTGGTTGATACCTTAGGTATTCCTATTGATGGTAAAGGTCCGATAACAGGAGAATTGCTTGAAATGCCATTAGAAAGAAAAGCTCCGGGAGTAATATATCGTCAACCTGTAAATGAGCCATTACAAACAGGGATTGTTGCTATAGATTCTATGATTCCGATCGGAAGAGGACAAAGAGAGTTAATTATTGGTGACCGTCAGACAGGAAAGTCAACAGTAGCTATTGATACTATATTAAATCAAAGAGAATTTTACGACAGAGGAGAACCTGTATTTTGTATTTATGTTGCAATAGCACAAAAAGCATCTACAGTAGCACAAATAGTAAAAACATTAGAAGACAAAGGAGCCATGGCATACACAGTAGTAGTAGCTGCCAATGCTTCAGATCCTGCTCCAATGCAGGTATATGCTCCATTTGCCGGAGCCTCTATAGGAGAATTTTTCAGAGATACCGGAAGATCTGCATTAATTATTTATGATGATTTATCTAAACAGGCAGTAGCATATCGGGAAGTATCTCTTTTATTAAAAAGACCTCCGGGACGAGAAGCTTATCCAGGAGATGTTTTTTACTTACATTCAAGATTATTGGAAAGGGCAGCTAAAATAATAGCTAACGATGAAGTAGCATCAAGCATGAACGATTTACCTGAATCTTTAAAAGGAAGAGTAAAAGGAGGTGGATCTTTAACAGCGTTACCAATTATTGAAACGCAGGCGGGAGACGTTTCTGCCTATATTCCTACCAATGTGATATCGATTACAGATGGTCAGATTTTTCTTGAATCTGATTTGTTTAACTCAGGAGTAAGACCAGCTATCAACGTTGGTATTTCCGTATCCAGAGTAGGAGGTGCAGCACAAATTAAATCAATGAAAAAAGTTTCCGGAACACTAAAGATCGATCAGGCACAATACCGGGAACTTGAAGCTTTTGCTAAATTTGGTTCCGATTTAGATGCAGCTACAGCTGCTGTGATTGCTAAAGGAGAAAGAAACGTTGAAATTTTAAAACAATCTGTTAATTCACCTATGCCGGTGGAAGAGCAGGTAGCAATAATATATGCAGGGACTCAAAATTTATTAAAATCAGTACCCGTTAATAAGGTAAGTGATTTTAAAGCCAATCTAACAGATACATTAAGAACTAAGCATGCCGATTTATTGAAAGATATTAAGGCCGGAAAAATAGATAAATCTATAACTGATGCTTTAGATACAATAATAGCTGAAGTAGTTAAAAATTATTCTTAA
- the atpG gene encoding ATP synthase F1 subunit gamma produces MATLKEIRNRITSVNSTMQITSAMMMVSSAKLKRAQDAIQRLRPYSEKMQELLSNVSSASDSDVGEEYMRTGEVKKVLLVAITSNRGLAGAFNSTVVKAVKNLLENKYKNVQVDILTVGKKAHDILSKIAPIYKNCSNLWDSLSYDNATEITDDIIERFISGDYDKIELVYNRFKNVVVQLLQVEQFLPIKLNTETSSQANEHSLNTDYIFEPSKEQILKELIPKTLKVQFFKAILDSNAAEHGARMSAMQSATDNATTLKQDLIISYNKARQASITNELIEIVSGAQALEN; encoded by the coding sequence ATGGCAACATTAAAAGAAATACGAAACCGGATTACCTCAGTAAACTCTACGATGCAGATAACGAGTGCTATGATGATGGTTTCTTCAGCCAAATTAAAAAGAGCACAAGATGCTATCCAACGTTTACGTCCATATTCTGAAAAAATGCAGGAGCTCTTGTCAAATGTTAGTTCTGCTTCTGACAGTGATGTAGGGGAAGAATATATGAGAACTGGTGAAGTTAAAAAAGTTTTACTTGTAGCTATAACATCTAACAGAGGGTTAGCAGGAGCTTTTAATTCAACGGTTGTTAAAGCCGTAAAAAATTTACTTGAAAATAAATACAAAAATGTTCAGGTAGATATTTTGACTGTAGGAAAAAAAGCCCATGATATTTTAAGTAAAATAGCACCTATCTATAAAAATTGTAGTAATCTTTGGGATTCTTTATCTTATGATAATGCAACCGAAATTACTGACGACATAATCGAAAGATTTATATCCGGAGATTATGATAAAATTGAATTGGTATATAACCGATTTAAAAATGTTGTAGTTCAGTTATTGCAGGTAGAACAATTTCTTCCTATCAAATTAAATACTGAAACATCTTCTCAGGCTAACGAACATTCTTTAAATACAGACTATATATTTGAACCTTCTAAAGAGCAAATATTGAAAGAGTTAATTCCAAAAACTTTAAAAGTCCAGTTTTTTAAAGCTATTTTAGATTCTAATGCTGCAGAACACGGAGCCAGAATGTCTGCGATGCAGTCTGCTACTGACAATGCAACCACTTTGAAGCAAGATCTTATAATTTCATACAATAAAGCCAGACAGGCTTCTATAACCAACGAGCTTATCGAGATTGTAAGTGGTGCACAAGCACTTGAAAATTAA
- a CDS encoding beta-glucosidase translates to MKVITKSKMKVFSALLLSVGIGTSFLSGQESGSMQKIIVDGIEFLDLNKNGKLDKYEDTRLPESKRIDDLMSRLTLNEKIDLVMGTGMKGFEGLIKDMVVGGTEYLVPGAAGTTFPLEKYGIPAVVMTDGPAGVRISPTRKNTNKTFYATGFPVGIALASTWNSPLVQSVGEAMGNEVLEYGSDIQLAPAINIMRNPLCGRNYEYYSEDPLISGKIAASMINGIQKNGSGVSLKHYAANNSEKNRMELNVHVSQRSLREIYLRGFEIAVKESNPATIMSSYNKINGVYTSADYDLLTTILRNEWGFKGLVMTDWLGGYSKGLEALKGNASEHYTSQQLKAGNDLLMPGIALQKQDILNDLKSGTLKEKDLNVCVKRILEMVFASQKMKNYQFSNNPDLKAHASIARLAATEAMVLLENKQQALPITSSSNKLAVFGSYSYNFVAGGTGSGDVNKAYVVSLTDGLLNAGFKIDSDLSAIYKSFVNQEVLKIKEKLKADPMNLVPLIPQPQVDIATIRKSALQNDLAILTIGRSSGEMDDRKIQDDFYLTKDEIGLIDNVSREFHSLNKKVIVVINVGGPVDIASWSNKVDGILQAWLPGQEGGNAVADVLTGKVSPSGKLTITFPIKYEDVSTARNFQGFPADNPTDVVYEEGVYVGYRYFNTFNVKPAYEFGYGLSYTQFEYSNLKINNSDFTKEVSVSIDIKNIGKTSGKEAAQLYLSAPAGKIDKPVKELKAFAKTKLLLPGETQTLTMVINPKDLASFYTDKSSWIADKGTYKIEVGASALDSRQTTTFNLEKDIVVEKVNNVMNPKEKITELKPR, encoded by the coding sequence ATGAAAGTAATAACAAAATCAAAAATGAAAGTTTTTTCAGCGCTTCTATTGAGTGTTGGAATAGGAACTTCATTTCTTTCAGGACAGGAATCTGGTTCTATGCAAAAAATAATTGTTGACGGAATAGAATTCTTAGATTTAAACAAGAATGGTAAACTTGATAAATACGAAGATACCCGATTACCTGAGAGTAAAAGAATTGACGATTTAATGTCCAGACTTACTCTTAACGAAAAAATAGACCTGGTTATGGGGACGGGGATGAAAGGATTTGAAGGATTGATTAAAGATATGGTTGTAGGAGGTACGGAATATTTAGTTCCGGGAGCTGCGGGTACCACTTTTCCTTTAGAAAAATATGGGATTCCGGCAGTTGTTATGACCGATGGACCAGCAGGTGTAAGGATTAGTCCTACCAGAAAAAATACAAATAAAACTTTTTATGCTACAGGGTTTCCCGTTGGAATAGCTTTAGCATCAACCTGGAACTCTCCATTAGTTCAAAGTGTTGGAGAAGCTATGGGGAACGAAGTTTTGGAATATGGGTCTGATATACAGCTGGCTCCAGCAATTAATATTATGAGAAACCCGCTTTGTGGAAGAAATTATGAATATTATTCAGAAGATCCATTAATTTCCGGGAAGATAGCAGCCTCAATGATCAATGGTATTCAAAAAAACGGTTCTGGTGTATCTTTAAAACATTATGCAGCCAATAACAGTGAAAAAAACAGAATGGAATTAAATGTCCATGTTTCACAAAGATCACTAAGAGAAATATATCTCAGAGGTTTTGAAATTGCTGTAAAAGAATCTAATCCGGCAACTATAATGTCTTCATACAATAAAATCAATGGAGTATATACTTCTGCTGATTACGATTTATTAACTACAATTCTTAGAAATGAATGGGGTTTTAAAGGTTTAGTAATGACAGATTGGTTAGGAGGGTATAGTAAAGGCTTGGAAGCTTTAAAAGGAAATGCTTCTGAACATTATACTTCTCAACAGCTTAAAGCAGGTAATGATTTATTAATGCCTGGTATTGCTTTACAAAAACAAGATATACTTAATGACTTAAAATCAGGTACATTAAAAGAAAAAGATTTAAATGTATGTGTGAAAAGAATTTTAGAAATGGTTTTTGCTTCACAGAAAATGAAAAATTATCAATTTTCTAACAATCCGGATTTAAAAGCTCATGCTTCTATTGCCAGATTAGCTGCTACAGAAGCCATGGTATTATTAGAAAATAAACAACAAGCTTTGCCTATCACTTCAAGCTCTAATAAATTAGCAGTTTTTGGAAGTTATTCTTATAATTTTGTTGCCGGAGGTACAGGAAGTGGAGATGTAAATAAAGCTTATGTGGTTTCATTAACTGATGGTCTTTTAAATGCAGGATTTAAGATTGATTCTGATTTAAGTGCAATCTATAAATCTTTCGTAAACCAGGAAGTACTTAAAATTAAAGAAAAGCTTAAAGCAGATCCAATGAATTTGGTTCCGTTGATACCACAACCTCAGGTTGATATTGCAACTATTAGAAAAAGTGCTTTACAAAATGATTTAGCTATTTTGACAATAGGCAGAAGTTCAGGTGAGATGGATGACAGAAAAATACAGGATGATTTTTATTTAACTAAAGATGAAATAGGCTTGATAGATAATGTATCCAGAGAGTTTCATTCATTGAATAAAAAAGTTATAGTAGTTATTAATGTAGGAGGTCCCGTAGATATAGCGAGCTGGAGTAACAAGGTTGACGGGATTTTACAAGCTTGGTTGCCAGGACAGGAAGGAGGAAACGCTGTAGCTGATGTACTTACTGGAAAAGTTTCTCCGTCTGGTAAATTGACAATTACCTTCCCTATAAAATATGAAGATGTTTCTACCGCAAGAAATTTCCAAGGTTTTCCAGCAGACAACCCTACAGACGTTGTTTATGAAGAAGGAGTTTATGTTGGATATAGATACTTCAACACATTTAATGTAAAACCTGCTTATGAATTCGGTTATGGACTTTCATATACTCAGTTTGAGTATTCTAACCTGAAAATAAATAATTCAGATTTTACGAAAGAAGTATCAGTAAGTATAGATATCAAAAATATTGGTAAAACATCAGGAAAAGAAGCTGCGCAGTTATATCTTTCTGCCCCTGCTGGAAAAATAGACAAACCAGTTAAGGAATTAAAAGCATTTGCTAAAACCAAATTATTATTACCAGGAGAAACTCAGACACTAACAATGGTTATAAATCCTAAAGATTTGGCTTCTTTTTATACAGATAAAAGCTCTTGGATAGCAGACAAAGGTACTTATAAAATCGAAGTCGGAGCTTCTGCTCTTGACTCAAGACAGACTACCACTTTTAATTTAGAAAAAGATATCGTAGTTGAAAAAGTAAATAATGTAATGAATCCTAAAGAAAAAATTACTGAGCTTAAACCAAGGTAG
- the ypfJ gene encoding KPN_02809 family neutral zinc metallopeptidase, translating into MKWEGRRQSSNLEDRRGLSGGGKAVLGGSGILIIGVIIFSLFTGKDPSQLLSLISDNSQITTVDSTSQELTPEEVKTGEFVSTILADTEEVWDRIFKENGLTYKQPKLVLFTNAVQTACGGASSAVGPFYCPADQKVYMDMSFFKELKDKYGAKGGDFAVAYVIAHEIGHHVQNLLGTSEKMQRAQMGKSEKEANKLSVALELQADFYAGVWAHYDDKINHVLEDGDIEDALSAANAVGDDEIQKKTQGQIIPDSFTHGTSKQRMYWFKKGFTTGDISQGDTFAYLSN; encoded by the coding sequence ATGAAATGGGAAGGCCGTCGGCAAAGTTCTAATTTAGAAGATAGAAGAGGTTTATCAGGTGGTGGTAAAGCCGTTTTAGGCGGCAGTGGAATTTTAATTATAGGAGTTATTATTTTTAGTCTGTTTACAGGCAAAGATCCTTCTCAACTTCTTAGTTTAATTAGTGACAATTCACAAATTACAACTGTTGATAGTACTTCTCAAGAACTAACACCTGAAGAGGTTAAAACCGGTGAGTTTGTATCTACTATTTTAGCAGACACAGAGGAAGTCTGGGATAGAATTTTTAAAGAAAATGGTTTAACTTATAAACAACCTAAACTTGTATTGTTTACAAATGCAGTACAAACTGCGTGCGGTGGAGCAAGTTCCGCTGTAGGGCCTTTCTATTGCCCAGCTGACCAAAAAGTTTACATGGATATGTCTTTTTTTAAAGAATTAAAAGATAAATATGGAGCTAAAGGAGGTGATTTTGCCGTTGCTTATGTGATAGCTCATGAAATAGGACACCATGTACAAAATTTACTTGGAACTTCTGAAAAAATGCAGAGAGCTCAGATGGGTAAAAGTGAAAAAGAAGCAAACAAACTGTCTGTAGCTCTTGAATTGCAAGCAGATTTCTATGCCGGTGTATGGGCTCATTACGACGATAAAATAAATCATGTACTTGAAGATGGTGACATTGAGGATGCTCTTAGTGCAGCTAATGCTGTAGGTGACGATGAAATACAGAAAAAAACTCAGGGTCAGATAATACCCGATTCTTTTACCCATGGTACTTCTAAACAAAGAATGTATTGGTTTAAAAAAGGATTTACTACAGGAGATATCAGCCAAGGTGATACATTTGCTTACTTATCTAATTAA
- a CDS encoding L-serine ammonia-lyase has protein sequence MKSISIFEIIKIGIGPSSSHTMGPWNAAELFIKLIVDKYSLDNVKEISVDLYGSLAKTGIGHGTDIAVLMGLSGQNFKTINTASIPELVDLIKNENKINLAGKVNVDFLYKRDIRFHYKESLPFHPNGMTFHVTFNNQEKIEKSYYSVGGGFISTEDENTIEEHAIKTPYPCHCAKDIIKNCNKLSLRLSELVLWNEQAWNPLEQIVSNALEIWRNIKECIYEGVNKEGILPGGLKVKRRAFDLNNKLLDGKDYSNIDEWMRLVKSSGTNFTKINKWISCFALAVNEENASFGRIITAPTNGASGVIPAVLLYAHLFTRRRTEKHIIDFLLTAGEIGTLFKKNATISAAMGGCQAEIGVSSAMAAAGLTEIMGGSPEQVLMAAEIAMEHHLGLTCDPIGGLVQIPCIERNAMGAIKAITASNIAMESNPENARVSLDEVIQSMWQTALDMNSKYKETSEGGLAVSIPVTIAEC, from the coding sequence ATGAAATCAATCAGTATTTTTGAAATTATAAAAATAGGGATTGGCCCTTCCAGTTCTCATACTATGGGACCATGGAATGCCGCTGAACTTTTTATTAAATTAATTGTAGATAAATATTCTTTAGATAACGTAAAAGAAATTTCTGTGGATTTATATGGCTCTCTTGCTAAAACAGGTATAGGACATGGTACTGACATAGCTGTTTTAATGGGGCTCAGTGGTCAAAACTTTAAAACTATTAATACAGCAAGTATACCTGAACTTGTTGATTTAATTAAAAATGAAAATAAAATTAACCTGGCAGGAAAAGTAAATGTAGATTTTCTGTATAAAAGAGATATTCGTTTTCATTATAAGGAATCGTTGCCATTTCACCCTAATGGAATGACATTTCATGTAACTTTTAATAATCAAGAAAAAATTGAAAAGAGTTATTACTCAGTTGGAGGAGGCTTTATCTCTACAGAAGATGAAAATACTATCGAAGAACATGCAATAAAAACTCCGTATCCGTGCCATTGTGCAAAGGATATTATTAAAAATTGTAATAAACTTAGTCTGAGATTAAGCGAGTTGGTACTCTGGAATGAACAAGCATGGAATCCTTTAGAGCAAATTGTGAGTAATGCACTTGAAATTTGGAGAAACATTAAAGAATGTATTTATGAGGGTGTGAACAAAGAAGGTATTTTACCTGGAGGTTTAAAGGTGAAAAGAAGAGCCTTTGATTTGAATAATAAACTATTGGATGGAAAAGATTACTCAAATATTGACGAATGGATGAGGTTAGTGAAATCTTCAGGAACAAACTTTACTAAGATAAATAAATGGATCAGTTGTTTTGCTTTGGCAGTAAATGAAGAAAATGCTTCGTTCGGAAGAATTATAACGGCTCCAACCAATGGAGCGTCAGGAGTTATACCTGCCGTATTGTTGTATGCACACTTATTTACCAGAAGAAGAACGGAAAAACATATAATTGATTTTTTACTAACAGCAGGTGAAATAGGAACGCTATTTAAAAAAAATGCCACCATTTCTGCTGCTATGGGTGGGTGCCAGGCAGAAATAGGAGTTTCTTCAGCAATGGCTGCTGCAGGGCTTACTGAGATCATGGGAGGAAGTCCCGAACAGGTTTTAATGGCTGCAGAAATAGCAATGGAGCATCATTTAGGGCTTACCTGTGATCCTATCGGTGGGCTGGTGCAGATTCCCTGTATTGAACGCAATGCAATGGGAGCCATAAAAGCTATTACAGCATCCAATATAGCAATGGAAAGCAATCCTGAAAATGCAAGGGTTAGTTTGGATGAAGTTATACAAAGTATGTGGCAGACAGCTTTAGATATGAATTCTAAATATAAAGAAACTTCAGAAGGAGGTTTAGCAGTTAGTATACCAGTTACCATTGCCGAATGCTAA